In Planctomycetota bacterium, a genomic segment contains:
- a CDS encoding molybdenum cofactor guanylyltransferase — translation MPFPVTAGILAGGAGSRLGRNKALYPYRGRPLLARQIEILKPLFERVLVAARDPSPYAPFGVETTADVLPVRSALSGIHAVLSAARTDYVFVAACDLPFLNPRLIEEIVSAREGWDAVVPESDAGLEPLHAVYGRACLRAIEAAVARGEWKATAFLAGVRARIRRVRDAEWAVDGRSPFFNLNTPADAAAIEERSREF, via the coding sequence ATGCCCTTCCCCGTGACCGCCGGGATCCTCGCGGGAGGCGCCGGGTCGCGCCTGGGTCGCAACAAGGCGCTTTACCCCTACCGCGGCCGCCCGCTGCTGGCCCGCCAGATCGAGATCCTGAAACCCCTCTTCGAACGCGTCCTCGTGGCGGCCCGGGATCCCTCCCCCTACGCCCCGTTCGGGGTCGAAACGACGGCGGACGTCCTGCCCGTGCGCTCGGCCCTTTCCGGAATTCACGCCGTCCTTTCCGCGGCGCGAACGGACTACGTTTTCGTCGCGGCCTGCGACCTTCCCTTTCTCAACCCCCGGCTCATCGAGGAGATCGTCTCCGCGCGGGAAGGCTGGGACGCGGTCGTTCCGGAATCGGATGCGGGGCTGGAGCCGCTGCACGCGGTGTACGGTCGGGCGTGCCTGCGGGCGATCGAGGCCGCCGTCGCGCGCGGCGAGTGGAAGGCCACGGCTTTTCTCGCGGGGGTTCGCGCGCGGATCCGCCGCGTGCGCGACGCCGAATGGGCCGTTGACGGACGCTCGCCCTTTTTCAACCTCAACACGCCCGCCGACGCCGCCGCGATCGAGGAGCGGTCCCGAGAATTTTGA
- a CDS encoding polyprenyl synthetase family protein has translation MGQSATALKGIYGPIQAEIERVEEVLRRELAHENPFVARLLEHATRFHGKRVRPAVLLHSAHILGHVTDLHIALGAVVELLHNATLVHDDVLDEALLRRQVRTLNSVWGNEASILFGDYLFAKAYTLCAKLHNREANLILARTVEEMCVGELSQIGTKFNFDLSEEQYVQVIYYKTGSLFATACRLGGVGSGADPAAVEALARYGKAFGIAFQIVDDCLDLTGDEAEMGKSLGTDLEKGKLTLPVIKLLSELPPPERRELQNLLASPNGVAEKKSVVLGMIRERDILSYSLRRAAEFVEEAKASLRAVRDSVYAESLHSLADFVLERRS, from the coding sequence TTGGGTCAGTCGGCGACCGCGCTCAAGGGCATTTACGGACCCATCCAGGCGGAAATCGAGCGCGTAGAGGAAGTCCTCCGGCGGGAACTCGCCCACGAAAACCCCTTCGTCGCCCGCCTTCTGGAGCACGCCACGCGGTTCCACGGGAAGCGCGTCCGCCCCGCGGTGCTTCTTCATTCCGCCCACATTCTGGGCCACGTGACCGATCTCCACATCGCCCTCGGGGCCGTTGTGGAGCTCCTGCACAACGCCACGCTCGTGCACGACGACGTCCTGGACGAAGCGCTGCTCCGGCGCCAGGTGCGCACGCTCAACAGCGTCTGGGGCAACGAGGCCTCGATCCTCTTCGGAGACTACCTCTTCGCCAAGGCCTACACGCTCTGCGCCAAGCTCCATAACCGCGAGGCGAATCTCATTCTGGCCCGGACGGTCGAGGAAATGTGCGTGGGGGAGCTGTCCCAGATCGGCACGAAGTTCAACTTCGATCTTTCGGAGGAGCAGTACGTCCAGGTCATCTACTACAAGACCGGATCGCTCTTCGCCACGGCCTGCCGTCTGGGCGGCGTGGGCAGCGGCGCCGATCCCGCGGCCGTGGAAGCCCTCGCGCGGTACGGAAAGGCCTTCGGCATCGCCTTCCAGATCGTGGACGACTGCCTGGATCTGACCGGCGACGAAGCGGAGATGGGCAAGTCCCTCGGGACCGACCTCGAAAAGGGCAAGCTCACGCTGCCGGTGATCAAGCTCCTGAGCGAGCTTCCGCCGCCGGAGCGCCGCGAGCTTCAGAACCTCCTGGCCTCTCCGAACGGGGTCGCGGAGAAGAAGTCGGTGGTCCTGGGCATGATCCGGGAGCGGGACATCCTGAGCTATTCGCTGCGGCGCGCCGCCGAGTTCGTGGAGGAGGCCAAGGCCAGCCTCCGCGCGGTGCGCGACTCGGTCTACGCGGAGAGTCTCCACAGTCTGGCGGACTTCGTTCTCGAGCGCCGCTCGTAA